The following coding sequences lie in one Arachis hypogaea cultivar Tifrunner chromosome 9, arahy.Tifrunner.gnm2.J5K5, whole genome shotgun sequence genomic window:
- the LOC112712502 gene encoding NAC domain-containing protein 16 — MGAEAGATECFSKAMASMPGFRFHPTDEELVMYYLKRKICGKKLKLDVILETDVYKWDPEELPEISVLRTGDRQWFFFTHRDRKYPNGARSNRATRQGYWKATGKDRNVTCNSRSVGVKKTLVFYRGRAPNGERTDWVMHEYTMDEEELNRCQDIKDYFALYKLYKKSGPGPKNGEQYGAPFKEEEWADDECVDFNINSADREVVNTVPVNDQLPPLADDEVTDMINQILDNELALDQQFGDGLEFPQVVAEETQSTVVDQFSEAVTDPEYNDIYHSTSQHYDVQNVNFNQSVASHLHAPEGSEVISTANIQVEDYNFQEDDFLEINDLNGSELTIPNMETPVENLQFEDGLCELDLFQDAEMFLRDLGPINEETIPHSYMNNAAGSNIENQNYHLLPNPEDATQNVHEFWMHDERNTSSLFEGFDDSLSQQNPGAVSTEGYDNQSSIAEDVATSRFSSALWSFVESIPTTPASAAENALVNRALNRMSSFSRVKINIKPTNTAAGKDTATTKRVGRKGFSFLFFPIIIALCAFLWVSLGTFRLLGRCIAP; from the exons ATGGGTGCTGAAGCTGGTGCAACTGAGTGTTTCAGTAAGGCCATGGCGTCGATGCCTGGGTTTCGGTTTCATCCCACGGATGAGGAGCTGGTTATGTACTATCTGAAGAGGAAGATATGTGGGAAGAAGCTGAAACTCGACGTGATTCTAGAAACCGATGTTTACAAGTGGGATCCTGAGGAATTGCCAG AGATATCTGTACTGAGGACTGGAGATAGGCAATGGTTCTTTTTCACTCATAGAGATAGGAAGTATCCTAATGGTGCGAGGTCCAACCGAGCAACAAGGCAAGGTTACTGGAAAGCAACAGGAAAGGATCGTAATGTGACCTGCAATTCTCGGTCAGTTGGAGTGAAAAAGACTCTGGTTTTCTATAGAGGCAGAGCTCCTAATGGTGAGCGGACCGATTGGGTTATGCATGAATACACCATGGATGAAGAAGAGCTGAATAGGTGCCAAGATATTAAG GACTATTTTGCACTTTACAAGCTATACAAGAAAAGTGGACCTGGTCCTAAAAATGGAGAACAGTATGGTGCACCATTTAAAGAAGAGGAGTGGGCTGATGACGAATGTGTAGATTTCAATATTAACTCAGCAGATCGGGAGGTAGTAAATACTGTCCCTGTTAATGATCAGCTGCCTCCTTTGGCCGATGATGAAGTCACGGATATGATTAATCAAATTTTGGATAATGAGCTTGCCCTTGACCAGCAATTTGGTGACGGCCTTGAATTTCCTCAG GTTGTTGCTGAAGAAACACAAAGTACTGTGGTGGATCAGTTCTCTGAGGCAGTGACGGACCCCGAGTACAACGATATTTACCACTCAACCAGTCAGCACTATGATGTGCAGAATGTCAACTTCAATCAGTCGGTTGCATCTCACCTTCATGCCCCGGAGGGATCAGAAGTTATTTCTACTGCCAACATTCAAGTAGAAGACTATAACTTTCAGGAGGATGACTTCTTGGAAATCAACGATCTCAATGGTAGTGAACTTACAATTCCAAATATGGAAACACCAGTGGAGAACCTGCAGTTTGAAGATGGATTGTGTGAACTTGATCTGTTCCAAGATGCAGAGATGTTTCTTCGTGACTTGGGACCAATCAATGAGGAAACCATTCCACATTCATATATGAATAATGCCGCTGGAAGCAACATTGAAAATCAGAATTATCACTTGCTGCCCAATCCAGAGGACGCTACTCAAAATGTTCATGAATTTTGGATGCATGATGAAAGAAACACCTCGAGTCTGTTTGAAGGCTTTGATGATTCTCTCTCTCAACAAAATCCAG GTGCTGTATCTACTGAAGGCTATGATAATCAAAGTAGCATTGCAGAAGATGTTGCTACAAGTAGATTCTCTTCGGCTCTCTGGTCCTTTGTTGAGTCAATACCTACCACTCCTGCATCAGCTGCGGAAAATGCTCTAGTGAATCGGGCTTTGAATCGAATGTCTAGCTTCAGCCGAGTGAAGATTAATATCAAGCCGACGAACACAGCTGCAGGTAAAGACACTGCAACTACGAAGAGAGTGGGCAGAAAAGGATTTTCATTCCTTTTCTTCCCAATTATTATTGCTTTATGTGCTTTCTTATGGGTTTCTCTTGGAACTTTTAGATTATTAGGGAGATGCATCGCTCCTTGA
- the LOC112712503 gene encoding cleavage stimulating factor 64 has product MASSQHRCVFVGNIPYDATEEQLIEICQEVGPVVSFRLVIDRETGKPKGYGFCEYKDEETALSARRNLQGYEINGRQLRVDFAENDKGNDRNREQGRGGPGLSANVDPQKHVGSSSVIQGDAAHHQPIGLHIAITAASVMTAALGGAQFGVQSAQNGLQSQSALAHDPLTLHLAKMSRNQLNEIISEVKAMATQNKDMARQLLLSRPQLPKALFQAQIMLGMVTSQVLQMPNLRMVSEQASQSSVNEGQLGQPALVQTLSGLPQSLGQSTLQPGLTPYVQEGQANVMPHNPLVPNQLNAHPRPPLQPRVPLQQHSINHVGQLGTLSGQSNLMPPSARPQSLGGLSMRPSVQSSTSTAPNQQRHAPLPPHSALVGSSTVGHNIQMVRPDASFQPSPSVSSGIPHLISKEGDRSAYSNMPLGVEKTNMVHGLSESLGRPSKLMKLDDGRSTPFPFPDVPVTNGSSHILGSNSLPALAAPKTEVPAQLPADVESALLQQVLNLTPEQLSSLPPEQQQQVIQLQQALRRDQMQSS; this is encoded by the exons ATGGCCTCCTCCCAGCATCGCTGCGTTTTCG TTGGCAATATACCATATGATGCCACAGAGGAACAGCTTATTGAAATCTGCCAGGAGGTTGGTCCTGTAGTCTCATTCAG ATTAGTTAttgatagagaaactgggaagccAAAGGGTTATGGGTTCTGTGAGTATAAGGATGAAGAGACAGCTTTGAGTGCTCGGCGGAATCTTCAGGGTTATGAAATTAACGGGCGGCAATTGCGTGTTGATTTTGCTGAAAATGATAAAGGGAATGATAGAAATAGAGAGCAG GGTCGTGGAGGGCCTGGACTGTCAGCAAATGTTG ACCCTCAGAAACATGTAGGAAGCAGCTCAGTTATCCAAGGGGATGCTGCTCATCATCAACCTATTGGTCTCCATATCGCCATAACAGCTGCGTCTGTCATGACAGCAGCTCTAGGCGGTGCTCAGTTTGGCGTCCAGTCGGCTCAAAATGGTTTGCAGAGTCAATCAGCATTGGCACATGATCCGTTAACTCTGCACCTTGCTAAAATGTCAAGGAATCAGTTAAATGAGATAATCTCTGAGGTCAAG GCAATGGCTACACAGAATAAGGACATGGCTCGGCAACTGTTGCTTTCAAGACCACAGTTGCCAAAGGCTCTTTTTCAG GCTCAGATAATGCTAGGAATGGTGACCTCCCAAGTG TTACAAATGCCAAACCTTAGGATGGTTTCAGAGCAGGCCTCACAATCTTCAGTAAATGAAGGCCAGCTAGGTCAGCCGGCATTAGTTCAGACTCTGTCTGGCCTACCCCAGAGCTTGGGACAGAGTACATTGCAGCCTGGTTTGACACCTTATGTTCAAGAAGGTCAAGCGAACGTCATGCCCCATAATCCTTTGGTTCCTAATCAATTGAATGCACATCCAAGGCCTCCGTTGCAGCCTAGAGTGCCACTTCAACAACATTCAATCAACCATGTTGGACAGTTGGGAACGCTGTCAGGGCAGTCAAATTTAATGCCTCCTTCAGCACGACCCCAGTCATTGGGGGGTTTGTCTATGAGGCCCTCAGTTCAATCTTCAACGTCGACTGCCCCGAACCAGCAAAGGCATGCCCCTTTGCCACCACATTCAGCACTTGTTGGAAGCTCAACTGTAGGACATAATATTCAAATGGTTCGACCAGATGCAAGCTTTCAG CCTAGCCCCTCTGTATCATCAGGAATTCCTCACTTAATTAGTAAGGAAGGTGATAGATCTGCATATTCAAACATGCCTTTGGGAGTAGAGAAAACAAATATGGTTCATGGTTTGTCTGAATCGTTGGGTCGCCCTTCAAAGCTCATGAAATTGGATGACGGAAGGAGTACGCCTTTTCCTTTTCCGGATGTGCCTGTGACCAATGGTTCATCCCACATTCTTGGAAGCAACTCGTTGCCTGCTCTTGCAGCTCCTAAAACAGAAGTGCCTGCTCAG CTTCCAGCAGATGTAGAGTCTGCTTTACTGCAACAAGTGTTGAATCTAACACCGGAGCAATTGAGTTCGCTGCCGCCAGAGCAGCAACAACAGGTCATTCAGCTCCAGCAGGCTCTACGGCGAGATCAGATGCAGTCCTCATAG
- the LOC112712504 gene encoding geraniol 8-hydroxylase: MELHILLLLITLSLLPTIILRRRQKNRPPGPPGLPIIGNLHQLGPKPHATLSTLSKTYGPLMSLQLGSVTVVIASSPSAAQEILQKHDSSFSDRPIPDAITAQPNVLDTLAWSPGGPRWRSRRRLCTTKIFTAQRLDLLQHLRQHKVQQLVQHLHQKSAARTPVNIGDLAFATMLNLVSNTVFSEDVVDPEFKSAGEFKEVVWRIMEDAGKVNASDYFPAVKWLDLQGIKRHVRVSYLRIHKLFDEMIGKRVSYRDTCAARGDDFLDVLLDHCQHHQHDDSEDYDPLTIDNIKPMLLDLFIAGSDTSGSTIEWAMAELLHNPEKMQKARKELNQVIGTTNNEVKESDIPKLEYTQAIVKETLRLHPPVPLLLPYVAGNDVEVGGYTIHKGDQVLINAWSIGRDPQFWDDPMVFRPERFLGSKIDFKGRDFEFLPFGAGRRICPGVALANRMITLAVAALVHSFEWKLPEGVTPESLDMTEQYGITLKRLSPLCALPISVY; encoded by the exons ATGGAGCTCCACATCTTGCTCTTACTTATCACACTCTCTCTACTCCCCACCATCATCCTCCGCCGCAGACAAAAGAATCGCCCACCGGGTCCACCCGGCCTACCTATCATCGGAAACCTCCACCAACTCGGCCCAAAACCGCACGCCACTCTCTCCACTCTTTCCAAAACCTACGGCCCCCTCATGTCTCTTCAACTAGGCTCCGTCACCGTTGTCATCGCCTCCTCGCCCTCCGCCGCCCAAGAAATCCTCCAAAAGCACGATAGCTCCTTCTCCGACCGCCCAATCCCGGACGCCATCACCGCTCAGCCCAACGTCCTCGACACCCTTGCCTGGTCCCCCGGCGGTCCAAGGTGGCGCAGCCGGCGCCGTCTATGCACGACGAAGATCTTCACCGCCCAGCGCCTCGACCTTCTCCAGCACCTCCGGCAGCACAAGGTGCAGCAGCTCGTGCAACACCTCCACCAGAAATCTGCCGCAAGAACGCCGGTGAACATCGGGGATCTGGCGTTCGCCACCATGCTGAACCTTGTGTCGAACACAGTGTTCTCGGAGGACGTGGTGGACCCGGAGTTCAAGAGCGCGGGGGAGTTCAAGGAGGTGGTGTGGCGGATCATGGAGGACGCCGGGAAGGTGAACGCGTCGGATTATTTTCCGGCGGTGAAGTGGTTGGACTTGCAGGGAATAAAGCGGCACGTGAGAGTTTCTTATTTGAGGATTCATAAACTGTTCGATGAAATGATTGGGAAGCGCGTGAGTTACAGAGACACTTGCGCTGCGCGTGGTGATGACTTCTTGGATGTGTTACTTGATCATTGCCAGCACCACCAGCACGATGATAGCGAGGATTACGATCCTCTCACTATCGATAACATCAAGCCTATGCTGTTG GATTTGTTCATTGCGGGAAGTGACACTTCAGGATCAACAATAGAATGGGCAATGGCAGAGCTTCTACACAACCCAGAAAAAATGCAAAAAGCAAGAAAGGAACTCAACCAAGTAATTGGAACCACCAACAATGAAGTCAAGGAATCAGACATCCCTAAACTTGAATACACGCAAGCAATAGTCAAAGAAACTCTAAGACTTCATCCACCAGTGCCCCTTCTCTTGCCTTATGTCGCCGGAAACGACGTCGAAGTAGGTGGCTACACCATTCACAAGGGTGACCAAGTTCTGATCAATGCATGGTCTATAGGAAGAGACCCTCAGTTCTGGGATGATCCAATGGTTTTTCGGCCCGAAAGATTTCTGGGGTCGAAAATAGATTTCAAAGGGAGGGATTTCGAGTTCTTGCCATTTGGCGCGGGAAGAAGGATCTGCCCTGGAGTGGCCCTTGCCAACAGGATGATTACTTTGGCGGTGGCTGCCTTGGTCCATTCATTTGAATGGAAACTTCCAGAGGGTGTCACCCCTGAAAGTCTTGACATGACTGAGCAGTATGGAATAACATTGAAGAGACTTAGTCCTCTATGTGCCCTTCCAATTTCTGTATATTAA